Below is a genomic region from Verrucomicrobiales bacterium.
CAGGCGCATTTGGTTAAAGGTCCCATCCAGTCGCCTGCCGGCGTAATCGGGACGACAAGCCGTGCGCCCACCAAAATCGTTATGATTGAGGCTGCAGCAATCCTGCGTCTACTTTTCAACCAAGGCGACATATGCGTCCAATGTCCAATCGTGAGCGACCACCGCCGTAAGCAGGCGCTCGACAGAGCAACTGATGTAGTGGCGGAAATCATGTCCAAAATCCCGATGCTGGCGGTGGTTCGGTCGACGATGTGGTTAGGCGAGAGTTCTCACAGATCTGTCCTCAGTGTCGTGTCTGCTCGGCGACCACACTGCGAGCAAACCAAATCGTGACTGCCGAGAGAACCCTCAATGCGTGCCTTGCCGCCGCAACTCGGACAAACAATCTTCGGAAGCGTGCGAAGCGGACGAATGAACCGGCACCACAACGCTCCGCCCGCGACACAAGACATGCCGACCACGCCGCCTGCTATGGGATGATCCTCTGCCATCATGCAAGCGACGACAGCGACAAAGAGCAGCGCCATCAAAGTGCCACCGACCAGAAAGAGCCGCGCTCCAAGCTCAATGCCGGTGTGACGTGCCTTGGTTTCAAATGTGTGGTCTGCCATACGCGTGAAGCCGCCTAACGTCCCCGCTGATCCACAGCCCGCCGCCGGAGAGCCAACTCGGGCGAAACCTGAGATGCAGGAACGGTGATCATGTGAAAAACTCGGAGGCTAAGGGCTGTTGGATCGAGTGGGCTTGTTGGACAGTGATACTATCGTCCTATGGTTCCCAAGAGTAGTGTGGCCATAGCGATACACCAACCGAGAATCGCGAGCCATCCCTGCGATCGCACCAAAAACGGACTCCCAAGAAAAAGGAACGCCCAGGCAAGGGAAGCAGCGATGCCAAAGAAATCGATTACTCCCGTTGGGCTTCGTATTGCTCGCCCTGCCCACAGCACAGCGGCCATGTAGCCAGCCACAAGCAATTCCGTGGTGATGAGAGTCCACCGCCATGTAACGGTGGCCCTTGTATGGGCTGTGGTCATGTTGTCCAACGTCCCGGCTCACCGACCCGGCGCCCACGGTGTCTGGCATGAAACTGGGGCGCCATCGCCGGGTTCGGTGGAGCCGGCGGGTTAGGCGAATGATTCATGTGAACAAACTAAACGCCGAGATCACGCCACCGATAATCAGCAGCGCCATAACGGCAAACAACAATACTGTTGGAGTTTTTTGGTGAATTGCATACGCAACCAAACACTCCTTGATCGTCTCAGTTCCACGAGAAGCGCAGGCAGCAGTGATATAAGCGATCGGCAGAAAGGCCATCAAACCTGCACCCAGTCCCAGTCCTCTCCAGTCATGCCGGCTCAACCAGCCGCCCCAATAGCAAACCAGTGCGACGAGCAGCCCGGAAAACGATAGCACGTTGGCGACACGAATGCTCCGTCTATGCTCCTCTAACAAGCGCTCTCGTCCCTTGCGGCCGACACCCGCAGTCACCCAGCGCGCCCACTTCGTCACTAGCCATCCAGCGACAAGTGCTCCGATGATTTCTGAAAGAATCGGTCGTATGGTGTCGAAGCTCATGCTTTCGCCTAACGACCAATCGTGAGCGACCACCGCCGTAAGCAGGCGCTCGACGAAGGGACTGATGGAGTGACTGAGATCATGCCGGAAACCCCGATGCTGGCGGTGGTTCGGTCAACGATCTGGTTGGACATGGGGAATGCTGTCTATCCTTTGCTCTTCAGGTAACTGATTCCAGTCATCGTGAGCAGCGGAAGGATGTGAGGGGCATCTCCCTCGCCGAGCACCACCACCGATGTCCTGCCGATCGCGATCTTGTAACGGTCGACAACTTCATACTTCTCTCCGTCTGCCATCCTGATGACAAACGGCACTCCCTCATTGATCGCGGTCCGAACCTGCTCCTTGGTCATGCTCATCGTCTAATTGAAAATTTCCGAGTTCGCAACAAGAGAATGCTTGCGAGGTCGAGCGTCGGTCCAACGCTCCCACTGAGCCACAGCCCGCCGACCGAGAACCAGCTCGGGCGAAACCTGGAATGCGGGAACGGTGATCATGTGAAAAACTCGGAGGCTAAGGGCTGTTGGATCGAGTGGGCTTGTTGGGCCATTCAGGGTCTGTCTCTGTGGTCATAGCCGGCCTTGACTGAGCCATCGGGCTGAATATCGAAGCGATAACCCTCGCCCGCCCACAAGTCCACATATCCGTTGTCATGCCGAAACCTCCGACCGCCCAACCCAAACTCAACCACCGCGGTACTGTCATTGTGCGAGTGTCGGACTCTCAAAGACTCACCTGGCTCAAGCGTCGCAGCTCGCCTGGTCACGCCCCAACTACTGTTACTGTTGTGGTCGCGTAGTTGCAGGACGACATCCGTAACGGTTTGGCCGCTCTGGTTGCGAACCTCGGTGTGGTCAGGAGGCCATACAAATAGAAAGACGCCGAAGGCAGCCAGAACGAGTAGGGTCGTGAAAGCGATGAGAACCTTCGATGTCCAAACGCGCTTCATGCCCAACGACCCCGCTGAGCCACAGCCCGCCGACCGAGAACCAACTCGGGCGAAACCGGAAATGCAAGAATGGTCATCATGTGGAAAACGCGGAGGCTAAGGGCTGTTGGATCGAGTGGCTGGTTCGGTCTTTCTCGGATGCTCTCCGTATCCGGCGACGTCCGGTAAACCCGCGGCAAGCTCGGCGTAGCGAGCGGCAATTGCCTGCCATCTCTCGTTGGACGCGTACGCCTTTAGCATCCACAAACTGGCTCGGCGATACTGAGGCATCTCATCCAAGGCGATCTGCAAACGAGCGACTACCTTAGAGGTGTCCAACACCTGCACCCACGGATTGAGGATCTCGGGGCCGAATGCCTGCTCCACTCCGCTCCCCTGCATGTCCTGCTGAATCTGAGGGAGGATGGAATACACCTTGTTGCGGACGCGCATCTCCCGGCCGCATCCGCAAAGCAGGACTAGCATCAGCGTTGGAATGAGAAGGCGCATACCACGACCGAACGAAACTACTCAGGGACGCGCCGGTATGGACGCTCAACCTGAAAACTCGATGCTACCGGCGCGTTCACTGGAGTAGCCTGGTTGGACAACGGTTGCGATCGATCAAAAACAGGGCCTCGCACGTACGGCTCGGTAAACGACTCGCCAGTCACCCTTCGGGTCCATGGCACAGATAACGGTCAGCTGACTCGTTGTGGTCGGTATGCCCTGGGTGGAATATAAACGAAAGGGTCCGTTGGCAGCGATAGCCTCTTGGAACGCCAGATCTTTGTGGATGCCACCTACAAATACCGCTCGCGATTGAGCCCAGCGAGCGATTTCAGACGCGTCCATCGTACGAGCTGGACGTAACCATCTAGACGCCCAGGGATCCTCCCGGACAAGTCTTTGAAACTCCGTCTCGGTCACGCCAACTGGAATAAGTTGCTCCCATCGAGTGCGCTCTGCGTCCGACGACGGGAGAGAGGTCGCGGTGCCCGCACGAGGGGAACTGACGCACGACTCTTTCCTCGCGGCACAGGATGTTACCGAGAGAACTCCCAAAAGGATGAGGAGCGCGTTCTTCACCGTCCAACGAAACTGCTCAGGGACGCGCCGGTAAGGACGCTCAACCTGAAACCTGGATGCGGTCGGCGCGTTCACTGGAGTAGCCTGGTTAGGACACGTCTCTCTCATACTCTCCGACTCTTTGTAATCCATACCAAAACTACACCGAGCATCGCAAAGCCACCTCCTACCAACAAGGCGTGCAAACGAAAATCTCGCGACGCGGAATCTGCGACACTTAGCAAAATCTCTCGCGGCACTTGAGCCTCGCGATACTCAGAAGCCAGCCGCAGAAATCCCCACATCGCACGACTGCCGATCAAAACAAACGCAACTCCAAGGTAGAGAAGGCAAATCCAAAGTGATGCAAGCTGTAGTCTGGTGACTTGTCTCATGGCGCGCGGAAGTGACCTAACGACCTCCCGATGAGGCACCCCGACCTGTGCGGTGACGATCGGCAAGTCTGACAGGGGTTGAAGTGGTCATGACGGGTTGGGCAAATCCAAGGGCTGGTCGGGGTTGTCCTCAATCGGGCTGGTTAGGTCCCGGTGATCCAGGGGGAAGCAGTCCGCAGGTAATCCTCACGATACTGTGGCCATCTCCGCTCAACGATTGAACTCACCTTGGAGATCAGAGTCGCGACCTCGAGGATCAAGTCGGAATGCCCGATCTCATAGTCGAACTCCGAAGGAGTACCGGGCATGATGACATCTGAACGTGCCCAACAGTGCGTCCCTGGAAAATCACGCGCGGGAACCCGTGGTGGCAGATCACTGAACTCCATCCCGCAATTGATGTAGAACCGACACTTGTCAGCATCAGTGCTCCAGGCACTCCCCTGGATCATTATTCGATTAACGTAACCGACGCCCGTCTTGGAGAAAGTGCCGCGAACCTTGGTGTACCCCCGAGGCTTCATATGCAGAGCGTGCAGACCCGCCAGGAATGACTTACCTGCTTGATTCATTCTAGACCTAACGTCGCTCCCACTGAGCCACCCCGACTCCGAGTCGGGGTGGGATCGAGTGGGCTTGTTCGGCTCTCTCTTCATCAGCCGATCACTCTGGAGACGACAAGAACGGAAAGTGACCAGGCCGCAAACGGTGCTGCGGCAGGTAGCAGCACCGCCATCAGGGAGGCGAGTGATCCAAGCAAGTTCAGTTTCTCCGCCAGGCAAAAACGTCTCAGGAGGCAGCAAAGGCCAATGACTGCGAAATACAACGCTGCACCGATCATCAATCCCACGGCAGCACCCAGCGTCAGCGAGAAGATACCCGGGGCCTGGACAGCCACCCCACCTGCTATTGCGCCCGCCACGGGCGACGCCATGGCTGAGAGCACGAAGATGTTCATGGTACCGCCGAACCGCCCCCACTGAGCCACAG
It encodes:
- a CDS encoding DUF4304 domain-containing protein, yielding MNQAGKSFLAGLHALHMKPRGYTKVRGTFSKTGVGYVNRIMIQGSAWSTDADKCRFYINCGMEFSDLPPRVPARDFPGTHCWARSDVIMPGTPSEFDYEIGHSDLILEVATLISKVSSIVERRWPQYREDYLRTASPWITGT